The proteins below are encoded in one region of Hemiscyllium ocellatum isolate sHemOce1 chromosome 3, sHemOce1.pat.X.cur, whole genome shotgun sequence:
- the lgsn gene encoding lengsin, giving the protein METSDIKDRVLPSEPQLTSMTKDSSRLLPKEANDGTDVIDGSGISFTRQKRGVRVSGKFMPPLDWERVERKYTSRSTGHSYLPRPDLSSVSGVQLYKPMTDEQCGDRKYIQYGGDSQKQEENSTEDWETNNEDKAQSISVSKVGISKETMDELKAVLKESPLITSRQTVNNITSCSTSDLNVQSPEEKPRDEEGKSSTILKAQSSSPRELTAQVPSKKVAGDEMPKQVVATSNIQKSENIKPIILKAMELPSHTDINMRDLPMLNSVTPSQTSTTIEQAKQQITREDIRFIRFEASDFHGISRSKTIPSRFFQEKVYHGVPLPRGYLEIALDPKENGMNHPNFNSDILLMPDISTFRILPWADKTARIICDACSITGGPLLTSPRQIAKLQLNQLRAYGFTLYSSFTYEFWLYSFTQILNTPASFPAATLLNNHDQNFVQELFNDMYGAGVDIESFSSSSGPGQMEVSLRAEFGMSAVDNAFTFRTGVKELARKHNNAASFFTPSGFGNSGTFSHSLWDANGRQNLFSDPTAAQELSGIGKRWQAGLAQHAAALSCLVAPGPCCRQRYSAGKHEGVVDVTCGSNDNSCAINTKFHGGGGARLENRLASAMANPYIVLAATVAAGLDGLRRGSSESSTQGAPILHPLKPCSIPVRLEDALIELEHDYCIRRALGEPFIQHFIAVKRFELKTQALDGEDEKYLEYFI; this is encoded by the exons ATGGAAACTTCTGACATCAAGGACAGAGTGCTACCCAGTGAACCACAGCTGACATCAATGACAAAAGACAGCTCTAGACTGCTTCCAAAG GAAGCAAATGATGGGACAGATGTAATCGATGGAAGTGGGATATCCTTCACACGCCAGAAGAGGGGCGTCAGAGTCAGTGGAAAATTCATGCCACCGCTGGACTGGGAGAGAGTTGAGAGGAAGTACACATCCAGGTCAACAGGTCATTCCTATCTTCCCAGACCAGATCTGTCATCAGTCTCAGGGGTGCAACTTTACAAACCAATGACAGATGAGCAATGTGGGGACAGAAAATATATTCAATATGGTGGTGACAGTCAAAAACAAGAAGAAAATAGCACAGAAGACTGGGAAACTAACAATGAGGATAAAGCTCAAAGCATATCTGTTTCAAAAGTTGGGATTTCGAAAGAAACAATGGATGAACTGAAAGCCGTTCTTAAAGAGAGTCCCTTAATTACCAGCCGGCAAACAGTGAATAATATAACTAGTTGTTCTACCTCTGATTTGAATGTACAGAGTCCTGAGGAGAAACCCAGAGATGAAGAGGGTAAATCGTCCACCATCTTAAAAGCACAATCTAGCAGCCCGAGAGAGCTGACAGCACAGGTACCAAGCAAGAAAGTTGCTGGAGATGAGATGCCAAAACAGGTGGTGGCTACTTCCAATATCCAAAAATCAGAGAACATCAAACCAATCATTTTGAAGGCAATGGAGTTACCCAGCCACACTGACA TTAACATGAGAGACCTGCCTATGCTTAACAGTGTAACTCCCTCACAAACAAGCACCACGATTGAGCAAGCGAAGCAACAGATAACAAGGGAAGACATACGATTTATCCGTTTTGAAGCAAGTGACTTTCATGGAATTTCAAGATCGAAAACGATTCCATCTCGTTTTTTTCAG GAGAAAGTGTATCACGGTGTGCCTCTCCCGAGAGGTTATCTGGAAATAGCTTTGGACCCGAAGGAAAACGGAATGAATCATCCCAATTTCAACAGTGACATACTCTTAATGCCCGACATCTCAACCTTCAGAATCCTGCCTTGGGCTGACAAAACTGCAAGGATCATTTGTGATGCTTGCTCAATAACAGGAGGTCCCCTTCTGACCTCCCCGAGACAGATAGCAAAGCTTCAATTGAACCAGCTCCGGGCATATGGCTTCACCTTGTACTCATCATTCACATATGAGTTTTGGCTTTACAGTTTCACTCAGATATTAAACACACCAGCGTCTTTTCCTGCTGCGACTCTCCTGAATAACCATGACCAGAACTTTGTGCAAGAGCTATTCAATGATATGTATGGTGCCGGGGTTGATATTGAAAGCTTCTCCTCTTCCTCGGGGCCTGGCCAAATGGAGGTCTCTCTCCGAGCTGAATTTGGAATGAGTGCAGTGGACAATGCTTTCACATTCAGGACTGGTGTCAAAGAGTTAGCAAGGAAACATAATAATGCTGCCAGCTTCTTCACACCCTCTGGTTTTGGCAACTCAGGCACATTTTCCCACAGTCTGTGGGATGCCAATGGAAGGCAGAATCTCTTCTCTGATCCAACGGCAGCACAAGAGCTGTCTGGCATTGGGAAGAGATGGCAAGCTGGCCTGGCACAACATGCTGCTGCCCTCAGCTGTCTAGTGGCACCTGGCCCCTGTTGTCGCCAACGCTACAGCGCAGGGAAGCATGAAGGGGTCGTTGACGTGACCTGTGGCTCCAACGACAACAGCTGTGCCATTAACACCAAGTTCCATGGTGGTGGGGGTGCCCGTCTTGAAAACCGCCTGGCATCAGCCATGGCAAACCCGTACATCGTCCTTGCTGCCACTGTGGCTGCAGGCCTTGATGGCCTCAGGAGGGGTTCCTCTGAAAGCTCAACACAAGGTGCGCCCATTCTTCACCCACTGAAACCCTGCAGTATTCCTGTTCGGTTGGAGGATGCACTCATTGAACTGGAACATGACTACTGTATTCGGAGAGCACTGGGTGAACCTTTCATCCAACATTTCATTGCTGTTAAACGGTTTGAATTGAAAACACAGGCATTAGATGGTGAAGATGAAAAGTACCTAGAATACTTCATCTAG